Within Sorangiineae bacterium MSr11367, the genomic segment CGCCCGCGAAACGCGCGCGAAGCTCTTCGAAGCAGCGACCGAGCTCATTACGCAGCAGGGCTACCACGCCACCAGCGTGGATCGCATCGCGGCGCGGGCGGGGGTGGCGAAGGCGACGTTCTTCGTCCACTTCGCCTCGAAGGCGGAGATCATCGCCGCGCTGATGCACATCCAGACGGACTACGCGCGCAAGGCGCGCGAGGCGGCGTTGCCCGAGGGTCCGCTCGAAGCGATGCGCGCCATGGTGGAGACGTTGGGCAAGCAAGCCGCGCGAAGCCGCACCCTGAGCCGCGGCGTGCTGGCAGCGACCCTGGAGAGCGAGGAGATCGGCGGCGCGGCGTCGGCCTTGTTCGACGAGGTCCTCGCCGAGATGACCGCCGACGCCCACGCCGCCGAAAAAGCCGGTCTCCTCGCACCAGGCGTCGAACCCGATGCCCTCGCCTCTTCGCTCCTCGCGTCGTATTTCGGTGCCCTGCTGACGTCCTCGTTGAAGAACGACACGGACATGAACGCCGTCCTCGCCTCGTTGGTCGACGGCACCCTCCGCAGCGCCTCCCGCGCCTGCGAAGCCGAACCCCGCAAGAGCAGCCGCCGCACGAAAACGCGAACGTGATTTTCGCGACGTGGCGAGGAACAATCGGCCATGCCCGAAGAGTCTCCCATCACACGTGCACAGCAGTCCTTGGCCGCCGGGGATGCGCGGAGCGCATTTCTTCATCTGCGCCCCGTGCTCGATTTTCCGGGGCCGGGTAAAGAACCGGAGCAGTGGGCGGCCGCGGTCGCGCTCTTTGCCGACATCGGAAATGTCATTGCTGGACCGGAATTCGCCTCGAAGGTGCGCGCCGCCACGGACGGACGAAACCCTCAAGCGCTCTACGACCTGGGGTACACGCTCATCGATCAGGACTTGCCAGAGGCCGCAGCGACATTCCTCGCTCGAGCCAACGAACTAGCGCCAGGGCAAGAGCCCATTGTCCTGGAGCTTGCAACGGCCTTCGAGCGGTGCGGCCGGCACGAGGAAGCCTGCCGCGTGTTGCGTGCGACTCCGGCCCTCGTGGACCAGAACTTTCTTGCCGCGTACCTGTGCGCATTCAATACCATCGCCATGGGCGACTTGAAGGCGGCGCGGTCGCAAAGCCTACACCCCGGCTCAAACGAAACCGAGAAGCATCTGTCGGACGCGATCGCGGCGATGCTGACGCGCGCCGACGCCTTGCTGGCCGAGGGTGCGGGCGAGCTCGATCATCGGGACTTGCGCGGTTGGCATTTCGTCATGAGCGGGTCGCTGCTCCTCCACCTTTCGCCGTACGGTTTCGACGAGGGGATGCTCGGGCGTTACGCGTTCGTGCAGGATTCGATCGAGACGTGCCTCGAGGGCATTCAGAAGGTCGCAGCCATCGCCCAAGTGCTCACGATGCCGTTCGACCGCGTGTTCGCAGGACGTGACCGCGAGAGCGAAATCCTCGCGCATGCCACCGCACACCTTCTCGGATTGCCTTCTCCCATTCCATGGCCGGAGGCCGGAACCGACCAACCGGGGCTGGTGGTCGTTTACGATTTGGCATCCCTTCCGCAGGAGTCCCTGGAGAGCCTCTCCTACCACGAGCGCGGACGCTTTCTCTGGACGCACGCCGCCTGTTGGACGAATCCGACACCCTGGGTGGGTGACGCCGTCACGTTTCTGTATCAGGTCAACAGCTCGCCATGGGGCGCGCGGCTCCAAGTCGATCCCGCGACGAACGCGCCCACCAACGTGCCGGCAGATGCACGGCCGGCGTCCCAGCTCGGGGAACTTACGGCCAACGCCGAGCTGGCGATGGATCGCGTGACGGACCTTCCTCGTCTGGCCGCATTGGCGCGAGCGGCTGAGCGCGCAGGCATCGCTGGGTCCAAACAAAGGCGTCCCCGACATCATGCGTCGTTTGCCGTGAAGAGCAGTCGCTTTCTCTAACGCACGCAACGCCGCGCCGGTTATGGCCGATGACCGCTCCGGAGGACGCACCATGGCTCGATGGCGCAGAATGGTAGGGGTAACGCTTGCCTTGTGGCTCGTGCCGGCAGGCGCTTCGGCGCGCGACGGCGACGGTTGCAACACGTCCGCGGCCCTCACCGGCAAGATGCGGTTCGCGCCGGTGTGGGTAGCCGTTGCCCTCAGCGTCTCGTTTTTGCACCGCCGCTGGCGCCGCCGCCCTTGACTCGAGCGGTGCGCCGCACGAAGAAGCCATCCGCGTCGATGGCGATCGCGCCATCTTTCAGCAGCCGGCCCGCAGCGCGCTTGAGGGCTTTTCGGCTCAGGCCGAAGACCTCGCGGATCACCTCCGGGCTCGAGCGATCGCCCACGCGGGGTGTCGTGGGACGGGCGAGTGCATCCAGGATGGCTTGCGCATCGCGATCGATCTCTTGGTGCGCGTGGCCGCGAAGCGAGAGCTCGATCTTCCCATCGGGTAGCACGTTGCTCACGCGAAAGCGCTCCGCCTCGCCACGGGAGAGGCGATGCGGCTCGCTTCGGGGCACCAGCCCGACGAAGTTGCGCTCGAGGATGACGAACAGCCCGATTTCCGGATCGTTTCGCCAAGCTTCGCCCTCGACCCATTCGTCGAGCTCGAACTGGCCCTTGTCGCGCAGCATCTCGCTCACGCGCATCGTGCCCGCGAGCCGCCCGCTCTCATCGATGTAGAGGCCGATCGGGTGGCGCGCCCCAATGGCCAGGTCGGTGGTCTGCTCCTTGTGCGGAACCAGCAGCTCCTTGGCCAGGCCCCAATCGACGAAGGCGCCGAAGTCGGTTAGCGCCGTCACCTCGAGAAAGGCCACCTCACCGAGCTCCACCTTGGGCATGCGCCGCGTTGCGATAGGACGCCCTTCCGAGTCGAGATGGATAAAGACGTCGAGCGTGTCGCCCGTCTCTGCATTCTCGGGGATCTCCGGCCCAAGGAGGAGAATCGTCGGCGCATCGCGGCGTTCGTCGTTTGCATCGAGCGCGAGGAAGGCGCCGGGCGAGCCGAATCGGCGGATGGTTAAGGAGGCCGAGTGTCCGAGCAAATCATCCAGGGTCATACAGGACGTGTCGTACCACCAAGGCTCGGCCTTGGGGGGCCGCATGTGCTGGGGACTTCAGCACTCAATGCTTCAGCGGTCGCTCCTCGAGCTCGGCGCGAACGATCTCGAGCAGTCGCCGCTGATCCGAATCGAGCGGTCTGGCTTGCAGCTTGCGCAGTGCGCCGGCTTCGATCACCGGGAGGGTGCGCTCGTACTCGGCGGAATGCCGTATGGCGCGGAAGCGCGCAATCTCTCGGAACGCCCCCTCATGATCGCCGAGGTGATAGAGCGATTGGAACAGGGTGACCGACGCCATCTGACAGCGCGGCGACAAAGCGACAGCTCGGCGCGCGTTTGCCGCGGACTTGCGATAGTCGCCATTCTCGTATTGAACGCTCGCCAGCATGCCGACGAACGCGGGTCTGTTCGGCTGCCGGGCTGCCAACCGCTCCAACAACCGAATGGCATTCCCGAGCTCGCCCGCATCGTGCCGCGCCAAAGCCTCGTCGAAGGCCGCCACGTCCACAGCGTCGTCGTACTGGCTCTTCGTCGTTCTCATTCGTCCCCCTTTTCGGTTTAAACCGGCAGGTTGGGGAAATCTTTCGGCCGTTGACGCATAGGTGCACGACAACGTCCCCCCGAGGTCGCAAACACCGACATACCTATGTTACCCGCTTGGGGCCTTTTTCTCATAATAAATGAGACCGAACCGATTTTATGGAGAGGGCTTCGGGTGGTCATGTGACTGACCGGGATCGCAGGATGCACGTCGCGAAAAACGGTTGCGCATGAAAGCACCGATGCGAATGGACGTTGCGCGACGCGTTGAGCTCAAAAGCCCAATGCGCGTTCGATCCATGCGCGCATCGGATCGCCTTCGAGCGACGGGGCTGGCAGCGCCCGATGTGGGCCGGCGACCTCGGCGAGTGCACGGCCCATCGTGACGCGAAAGAGCAGCGCCTCGCGCGGCAACAACGTTCCGAGCCATTCGTGCATCCGGGCGCCCACCTCGGCGGCGACCTTGCGCTCGTCATTCCGAAATGCGGCCACGGTTCCCGCGAGAAAGAGGAGACCTCGCGGATCGCGCCGCGTCTCGACGATGTCGATGTTGGAGGCCACCGATATGAACTTGGGCACCGGCAGGGCCGAGTCGTCGAGGAAGAAGTCCAATGCCCCCGGCGGCAGCTGCGCGAGCTGAACCTGGTACCAACCCCGGGCGATGGCCGCCTGCGCGAGATCGGCCCGACCGAGGGCGGCAGCCGTCAATGCGGTGTGCGCTTCCAAGGTCGCATGCAGTTTGCCGCGCAAGCGCGACGAGATGGCCGCCGGCGTCATGTCTTTGGCCAACGAGAAAAGCTCGTACGCCAAGGCGAACTCGCCATCGGCCTCCGCGGTCAACCCGAGCAAGTGAAGCGCGCCCGTTCGAAGATCGCTGCGAAAGATCCATGTCAGGACGAAGTGTGCGCACCGCACGGAGGTCAGCGAGTCACCGCGAAGCCATGCCGCATTGCCCTGCGACAACTGCGACTTGGCGCGTGCGAGACTCCAAAAGATGACTCCGGGACCTGTCAGCAAGAGCAATAGCCAGAGCACGGCCGCGAGGATCCCCAAGGCGGTCGAATGAAGCAGGCCGGCAATGCATCCGACGATGAACGCCACCACGAAGGGAACGATGAACACCCCGGCGGTCATGAGTCCCGGCGCCAAACGGCTCGCGACATGTCGCCCGCCGGCAGTGACGAGGTATCGATTCATGCTCTAGACTATTGCATACCCTCCACTCCATGCTGCCGCCCTCGCACCTTCGATTCATTCTCACAGGGGGCGTATGTCTGTTCGCACTGGCGGCTTGCTCGCACAAAGACGCGCCAGCGCCGGGAGTGCGTGAGAAAGAGCCGCCGCAGGCTGCGGAGTCGCACGGTGGCGACGCCAGTTCGACGGCGCCCATCCATCGGCGGCGCGGTGGGACGGATGTGACGTTTTTCGTTCTGAGCGATCTCCACTTCGGATTTGGATTCCCGGACGACTTGAAGACCCTGCCGGCCGATCCGCTGGCCCGCCCCGTGGGGATCGAACGCGATCATCAACGGGTCATCGCGCGAATGAACGGACTCGCCGGACAGGCATATCCGACGGCCATGGGCGGTAAGGTGCAAACGCCGCGAGGTCTTTTGCTCACGGGTGATTTGACCGAGCGGGGCCGCGTCGAAGAATGGCAGCACTTCGTAGCGTATTATGGTCTTCGCGGCCGGGAGGGCTTGCTGAAGATTCCGGTCTTCGAGGGAATCGGAAATCACGATCGCGTGCACGGCGCGTTCAGGGGATGCGTCGAGCAGCGTGTCGTGGAACGGCACGGAGGCCGCTTCTATTCTTGGGATTGGGACGACGTCCACCTGGTTTCGTTGGGCGAAGCGCCCGACGACGAAGGGTTGACGTTTTTGGCGAACGACCTCGCGCGGTACGCCGAGGACGTCCCCATCGTCATCGCGTTTCATTTCGCCCTCGAAGGGCCATGGTCGACCGGAAATTGGTTCTCGGAGGGCGACTTTCGCAGTCGTCTCAAAAAGACGATGGAGAAGCATCGCGTGATCGCGCTCTTCCATGGCCACCATCACGCGACGGGGCATTATCGATGGAACGGGGTCGACGTGTACAAACCCGGCGCGGTCAAAGACAGTACGCACACCTTCAGCGTGGTGCACGTGACCGATTCGAAAATGACCATCGCCCGCTACGACTACGAAGCGAATACTTGGGAGTGGTGGGACGAAAAAAAGCTCTCCAAATGACAGCGCGCACGCGCCGCGTGTTTGTCCGTTTTTGACCTATTTTTGGCTTTGCCGGTGCTCGATCCGGGCACTACCAATGTAGGCGTGATCATTCGAAAAACCGACGAAGACAGCTCGAAACAGACGAGCCCGACACCTGCGCGCGTGGCCGTCGTCGCCTATCCCGGCGTCGCGCTTCTGGACATCACGAACACGCTCGAGGTCTTTGCGCGTGCCAATGGACGATTCCAATCGATACGCGGTGCTCCGGTTTACGCGGTGGAGCTCATTGGGCCTGCGGCGGGCCCCATTGCAACATCCATCGGAGTCCCCATCGTGGCCTCGCTCGGCATCGAAGAGGCCTCGGGCGATTACGACACGGTGTTCATCGGGGGCGGCGAGGCCATTCTTTCGGCCGCACGAACCGCGCCACTGCGCGATTGGATCCAGCGGGTGGCGGTGAGTGCGCGACGCCTTGGCGCGATCTGTCGGGGCGTGTTTGCACTGGCCGAGAGCGGCCTTCTCGCGGGGCGACGCGTGACCACGCATTGGGCGTGGAGCTCCGAGCTCGCGACCCGGTTCCCCGATATCGTGGTGCAACCGGAACCCGTGTTCATGCGCGATGGGGCCATTTACACCTCGGCGGGTGTGTCGGCCGCACTCGATCTGGCCTTGGCCTTCGTCGAGGAGGACCACGGCCGGGAATTGGCATTGGAGCTCGCACGCGAATTGGTGCTCTACGTGCAACGTCCCGCCGGGCAGCCTCAAATCAGTGCTCTGTTGTCGACGCAGCTGGCGACGCGCTCGCCCATTCGGGCGCTCCAAGCGTGGATCGCGGAGAACCCCGACGGCGACCTCTCCGTCCCGAGCCTGGCACGGCGCGTGGGCATGAGCCCGCGCAACTTCAGCCGCGTTTTCGTGCGCGAGGTGGGAACGACCCCGCGCCAATTCGTGGAAAAGGTCCGCATCGAAGCGGCCCGGCGCCTCCTCGAGCAAACCCAAGAGGGCATCGAAACGGTGGCCGCCCGCACGGGCTTCGCCAATTCGGGCACCTTGCGACGAGAATTCACCGGCGAGGTCGGCGTTTCACCGAAAGCTTATCGCCGCAATACGCAACATTGAACGATACTCGAGAGTGCCGAAACGAGGAGTCTTTCGATATGAACGGCGCGCGCAGAACGATGGCCTACCCCTGCGCGCGCCCCTTTCACTTCACGGCGTGGAACTGCATTCGATGTTGCCGTCGTTGTTGATCAGATTGGTCGTACACCAGCCGTGCCACACTTTGGGACCGGTCCACGTATTGTCTCTCCGCAGACACGCATTCGCCCGGGCAAACGTGGCCGCATTCCCCTGCCCCTCCGCCCAGGTCTCCCTGCACGTTTCCCTGAACGAGAGGGCGACGCTTACTTGAACGTCGCCGTCCGCTTGGGTCGAGCCTTCGCCAGCGGACCACGGTTCGCTCGTCGACGCTCCCGCGTTGCTCGCAATGCCCGCCACGATTCCGGCGAGCGC encodes:
- a CDS encoding TetR/AcrR family transcriptional regulator; the encoded protein is MSESESTETRRQQRARETRAKLFEAATELITQQGYHATSVDRIAARAGVAKATFFVHFASKAEIIAALMHIQTDYARKAREAALPEGPLEAMRAMVETLGKQAARSRTLSRGVLAATLESEEIGGAASALFDEVLAEMTADAHAAEKAGLLAPGVEPDALASSLLASYFGALLTSSLKNDTDMNAVLASLVDGTLRSASRACEAEPRKSSRRTKTRT
- a CDS encoding S1-like domain-containing RNA-binding protein, which gives rise to MRPPKAEPWWYDTSCMTLDDLLGHSASLTIRRFGSPGAFLALDANDERRDAPTILLLGPEIPENAETGDTLDVFIHLDSEGRPIATRRMPKVELGEVAFLEVTALTDFGAFVDWGLAKELLVPHKEQTTDLAIGARHPIGLYIDESGRLAGTMRVSEMLRDKGQFELDEWVEGEAWRNDPEIGLFVILERNFVGLVPRSEPHRLSRGEAERFRVSNVLPDGKIELSLRGHAHQEIDRDAQAILDALARPTTPRVGDRSSPEVIREVFGLSRKALKRAAGRLLKDGAIAIDADGFFVRRTARVKGGGASGGAKTRR
- a CDS encoding metallophosphoesterase, coding for MREKEPPQAAESHGGDASSTAPIHRRRGGTDVTFFVLSDLHFGFGFPDDLKTLPADPLARPVGIERDHQRVIARMNGLAGQAYPTAMGGKVQTPRGLLLTGDLTERGRVEEWQHFVAYYGLRGREGLLKIPVFEGIGNHDRVHGAFRGCVEQRVVERHGGRFYSWDWDDVHLVSLGEAPDDEGLTFLANDLARYAEDVPIVIAFHFALEGPWSTGNWFSEGDFRSRLKKTMEKHRVIALFHGHHHATGHYRWNGVDVYKPGAVKDSTHTFSVVHVTDSKMTIARYDYEANTWEWWDEKKLSK
- a CDS encoding GlxA family transcriptional regulator — translated: MIIRKTDEDSSKQTSPTPARVAVVAYPGVALLDITNTLEVFARANGRFQSIRGAPVYAVELIGPAAGPIATSIGVPIVASLGIEEASGDYDTVFIGGGEAILSAARTAPLRDWIQRVAVSARRLGAICRGVFALAESGLLAGRRVTTHWAWSSELATRFPDIVVQPEPVFMRDGAIYTSAGVSAALDLALAFVEEDHGRELALELARELVLYVQRPAGQPQISALLSTQLATRSPIRALQAWIAENPDGDLSVPSLARRVGMSPRNFSRVFVREVGTTPRQFVEKVRIEAARRLLEQTQEGIETVAARTGFANSGTLRREFTGEVGVSPKAYRRNTQH